The Myxococcales bacterium genome includes a region encoding these proteins:
- a CDS encoding sigma-70 family RNA polymerase sigma factor, whose protein sequence is MPIAPGASELRARVLSELAGAPARKAYAIAYDLLGNRAEAEEAVQDALARACENLHELRDLVAAPGWFLRIVTTGCLRVLRRRRLRRAVFGRWLERVSDDGEATPVEGDGLPADALGARLHAPAPEAADHALGTQQDIAALIARMGDLPSKQRTALVLRYGHDLPVPEIAQMLGVEQATAKTHLVRGLARLRELLEVSP, encoded by the coding sequence GTGCCCATCGCGCCGGGCGCCAGCGAGCTGCGCGCCCGGGTCCTCTCCGAGCTGGCCGGCGCCCCGGCCCGCAAGGCCTACGCCATCGCCTACGACCTGCTGGGCAACCGGGCCGAGGCCGAGGAGGCCGTCCAGGACGCCCTGGCCCGGGCCTGCGAGAACCTCCACGAGCTGCGCGATCTGGTCGCGGCGCCGGGCTGGTTCCTGCGCATCGTGACCACCGGCTGCCTGCGCGTGCTGCGCCGCCGCCGCCTGCGCCGCGCGGTCTTCGGCCGCTGGCTCGAGCGGGTGTCGGACGACGGCGAGGCGACGCCGGTCGAGGGCGATGGCCTGCCGGCCGACGCGCTGGGCGCGCGCCTGCACGCGCCGGCGCCCGAGGCCGCCGACCACGCCCTCGGCACCCAGCAAGACATCGCCGCGCTGATCGCCCGCATGGGCGACCTTCCATCCAAGCAGCGCACCGCGCTGGTGCTCCGCTACGGCCACGACCTCCCGGTCCCCGAGATCGCCCAGATGCTCGGGGTCGAGCAGGCGACGGCCAAGACTCACCTGGTGCGCGGGCTCGCCCGGCTGCGTGAACTCCTCGAGGTGTCGCCATGA
- a CDS encoding PLP-dependent aminotransferase family protein: protein MPRAPLSPQVGPEGPRFLAIARAFTDDIRRGRLVAGARLPSSRALARDLGVHRNTVLAALAELQAQGWITTAPARGTFVSEALPAQPTRAPTRDRERAGFVLPPALITPRAPPPRRRGALSLDGGIPDPRLFPVDALARAWRRVVRRAAPTLLTYGPPEGHPALRQALAALVRSTRAVPATAAHVLVTRGSQMALDLCARALLRPGDRVAVEALGYRPAWHALILAGAELVPIAVDGDGLDVDALAAAHARAPIRAVYTTPHHQYPTTVTMSAARRLALAALARRHRWVVLEDDYDHEFHYDGRPVTPLAADDPDGHVVYIGTLSKVLAPGLRLGFVVAPPPVIALLACWRGAMDRQGDQPMEAAVAELIDDGELERHMRRMRVTYQTRRDALVAAIEAQLAGHLTVARPRGGISLWAAVAPGVDLEAWAAACAARQVFVAPGARYTFDGHEPGALRLVFAPHTPAELTRAIAVLAATAPRPTSRSPSGSGSRRRAGPSGSSPPRR, encoded by the coding sequence ATGCCGCGCGCGCCGCTGTCCCCGCAGGTCGGGCCCGAGGGCCCGCGGTTCCTGGCGATCGCGCGGGCGTTCACCGACGACATCCGCCGCGGCCGCCTGGTCGCGGGCGCGCGCCTGCCGTCGAGCCGGGCCCTGGCGCGCGACCTCGGCGTCCACCGCAACACCGTGCTCGCGGCGCTGGCCGAGCTCCAGGCCCAGGGCTGGATCACGACCGCGCCGGCCCGCGGCACGTTCGTGTCCGAGGCGCTGCCGGCGCAGCCGACCCGGGCGCCGACCCGCGACCGCGAGCGCGCGGGCTTCGTGCTGCCGCCGGCGCTGATCACCCCGCGCGCGCCGCCGCCGCGCCGCCGGGGCGCGCTGTCGCTCGACGGCGGCATCCCGGATCCGCGGCTGTTCCCGGTCGACGCGCTGGCCCGGGCCTGGCGGCGCGTGGTCCGGCGCGCGGCGCCGACCTTGCTCACCTACGGCCCGCCCGAGGGCCACCCGGCGCTGCGCCAGGCGCTGGCGGCGCTGGTGCGCTCGACCCGCGCGGTGCCCGCGACCGCCGCGCACGTGCTGGTCACGCGCGGCAGCCAGATGGCCCTCGACCTGTGCGCGCGCGCGCTCTTGCGCCCAGGCGATCGGGTCGCGGTCGAGGCGCTCGGCTACCGCCCGGCCTGGCACGCGCTGATCCTGGCCGGCGCCGAGCTGGTGCCGATCGCGGTCGACGGCGACGGCCTCGACGTCGACGCGCTGGCCGCCGCCCACGCCCGCGCGCCGATCCGCGCGGTCTACACCACGCCTCACCACCAGTACCCGACGACGGTCACGATGAGCGCGGCCCGGCGGCTCGCGCTCGCGGCCCTGGCGCGCCGCCACCGCTGGGTCGTGCTCGAGGACGACTACGATCACGAGTTCCACTACGACGGCCGCCCGGTCACGCCCCTGGCCGCCGACGACCCCGACGGCCACGTCGTCTACATCGGCACGCTGTCGAAGGTGCTGGCGCCGGGGCTGCGGCTCGGCTTCGTCGTGGCGCCGCCGCCGGTGATCGCGCTGCTCGCGTGCTGGCGCGGCGCGATGGACCGCCAGGGCGATCAGCCGATGGAGGCCGCGGTCGCCGAGCTGATCGACGACGGCGAGCTCGAGCGGCACATGCGCCGGATGCGCGTCACCTACCAGACCCGGCGCGACGCGCTCGTGGCCGCGATCGAGGCCCAGCTCGCCGGGCACCTGACGGTCGCGCGCCCGCGCGGCGGCATCTCGCTGTGGGCCGCGGTCGCGCCCGGCGTCGACCTCGAGGCCTGGGCCGCGGCCTGCGCCGCGCGCCAGGTGTTCGTCGCGCCGGGCGCGCGCTACACCTTCGACGGCCACGAGCCGGGCGCGCTGCGCCTGGTGTTCGCGCCGCACACGCCGGCCGAGCTGACCCGCGCGATCGCGGTCTTGGCCGCGACCGCGCCCCGCCCTACTTCCCGATCACCTTCCGGGTCTGGGTCAAGGCGCCGAGCCGGGCCTTCCGGATCTTCGCCTCCTCGGCGGTGA
- a CDS encoding GNAT family N-acetyltransferase: MRRSEFAMAPAEARAFLATQPTFHLATTTPDGSPLLRTLHGVIVDDYLAFHSAPKGEKTEAVGRPAVAVAEEVVAVVPSTFFDPVKACPATTYYRSVSVHGPIELLTEPHHKARALQALMTKLQPDGGYRPITADDPMYRAAVNGLMVAGLRLERVDGKAKLAQNRTPAQLTSLLASLWQRGEPGDVRAIELVRAANPAAPTPAFLAAPAGVTLHPWLPPEAADDVAALLDGTYWNLGFTRAQLAAAQRGSTAWVGARADGGALIGSARALSDGAKRGWIYDVIVDPAWRGRGVGQALTRLVLDHPAVRATATVMLGTRDAQGLYAKFGFVDRATVPPRGFVTTEMVRTV; encoded by the coding sequence ATGCGTCGCTCCGAGTTCGCGATGGCGCCGGCCGAGGCCCGCGCCTTCCTCGCCACCCAGCCCACGTTCCACCTGGCCACGACCACGCCCGACGGCTCGCCGCTCCTGCGCACGCTCCACGGCGTGATCGTCGACGACTACCTGGCGTTCCACAGCGCGCCCAAGGGCGAGAAGACCGAGGCGGTCGGGCGCCCGGCGGTGGCGGTGGCCGAGGAGGTGGTCGCGGTGGTGCCGAGCACCTTCTTCGATCCGGTCAAGGCGTGCCCGGCCACGACCTACTACCGCAGCGTCAGCGTCCACGGTCCGATCGAGCTCCTGACCGAGCCGCACCACAAGGCGCGGGCGCTGCAGGCGCTGATGACCAAGCTGCAACCCGACGGCGGCTACCGCCCGATCACCGCCGACGATCCGATGTACCGCGCCGCGGTCAACGGGCTCATGGTCGCCGGCCTGCGGCTCGAGCGCGTCGACGGCAAGGCCAAGCTGGCGCAGAACCGCACGCCGGCGCAGCTCACCTCCCTGCTCGCCAGCCTGTGGCAGCGCGGCGAGCCCGGCGACGTGCGCGCGATCGAGCTGGTGCGCGCCGCCAACCCGGCCGCGCCGACGCCCGCGTTCCTGGCCGCGCCGGCCGGCGTGACGCTGCACCCGTGGCTGCCGCCCGAGGCCGCGGACGACGTGGCCGCGCTGCTCGACGGCACCTACTGGAACCTGGGCTTCACCCGGGCGCAGCTGGCCGCGGCCCAGCGCGGCTCGACCGCGTGGGTCGGCGCCCGCGCCGACGGCGGCGCGCTGATCGGCAGCGCCCGGGCGCTCAGCGACGGCGCCAAGCGCGGCTGGATCTACGACGTCATCGTCGACCCGGCCTGGCGCGGGCGCGGCGTCGGCCAGGCGCTGACCCGGCTGGTGCTCGATCACCCGGCGGTGCGCGCGACCGCGACCGTCATGCTCGGCACCCGCGACGCCCAGGGCCTGTACGCGAAGTTCGGCTTCGTCGATCGCGCGACCGTGCCGCCCCGCGGCTTCGTCACGACCGAGATGGTGCGGACCGTGTGA
- a CDS encoding LysR family transcriptional regulator, which yields MDRLDAMTAFVTVAELRGFAPAARRLGLSPPAVTRLVAGLEARLSIRLLQRTTRSVALTDAGARFLERARRILGDVAEAEAAARAHKSAPAGRLVVAAPTVFGRREVAPLLCEFLTRYPAVTGELTLADRVVHLIDEGVDVAVRIGHLDDSSLTVRKVGETRRVLVAAPSYLAGRTRVRAPADLADHAHIQFTGLQATREWRFVRRGRELRVPLRPAFVTNSADAAIGHAELGGGVAMVLSYQVVDALAAGRLQVVLPSFEPPPLPIQVVYPSARLLSAAVRGFVDLTVARRTWRFV from the coding sequence ATGGACCGCCTCGACGCCATGACCGCGTTCGTCACCGTGGCCGAGCTGCGCGGGTTCGCGCCGGCGGCGCGGCGCCTGGGCCTGTCGCCGCCGGCGGTGACGCGGCTGGTGGCGGGGCTCGAGGCCCGGCTGTCGATCCGCCTGCTCCAGCGCACCACCCGCTCGGTGGCGCTGACCGACGCCGGCGCCCGGTTCCTCGAGCGGGCCCGGCGCATCCTCGGTGACGTCGCCGAGGCCGAGGCCGCCGCCCGCGCCCACAAGAGCGCGCCCGCGGGCCGGCTGGTCGTGGCCGCGCCGACGGTGTTCGGTCGGCGCGAGGTGGCGCCGCTCCTGTGCGAGTTCCTGACCAGGTACCCGGCGGTGACCGGCGAGCTGACCCTGGCCGATCGCGTGGTCCACCTGATCGACGAGGGCGTCGACGTGGCGGTGCGGATCGGCCACCTCGACGACTCGTCGCTGACCGTGCGCAAGGTCGGCGAGACCCGGCGGGTGCTGGTGGCGGCGCCGAGCTACCTGGCCGGTCGCACGCGCGTGCGCGCGCCCGCCGACCTCGCCGACCACGCGCACATCCAGTTCACCGGCCTGCAGGCGACCCGCGAGTGGCGGTTCGTGCGCCGCGGCCGCGAGCTGCGCGTGCCGCTGCGCCCGGCCTTCGTCACCAACAGCGCCGACGCCGCGATCGGCCACGCCGAGCTCGGCGGCGGCGTGGCGATGGTGCTGTCGTACCAGGTCGTCGACGCGCTCGCCGCCGGACGCCTGCAGGTCGTGCTGCCGTCGTTCGAGCCGCCGCCGCTGCCGATCCAGGTGGTCTACCCGAGCGCGCGGCTGTTGTCGGCCGCGGTGCGCGGGTTCGTCGACCTGACCGTGGCCCGCCGCACCTGGCGGTTCGTGTGA
- a CDS encoding carboxymuconolactone decarboxylase family protein, whose amino-acid sequence MSRIAIPATIADVPAAARPQLEGVQRQLGSVPNLFRLVATSPAALAGYLGLAGALGQGALDARTRERIAVAIAETNGCTYCLSAHSYLGAHRAQLDLAELAANRDGGSSDPVAAAAVRFAVQVARARGHVRDADLAAVRAAGYDDAQVLEIVLHVALNTLTNYVNSVADTDVDFPVVAVRPR is encoded by the coding sequence ATGTCTCGCATCGCCATCCCCGCCACGATCGCCGACGTCCCCGCCGCCGCCCGGCCGCAGCTCGAGGGCGTGCAGCGCCAGCTCGGCAGCGTGCCCAACCTGTTCCGGCTCGTCGCCACCAGCCCGGCCGCGCTCGCGGGCTACCTCGGCCTGGCGGGCGCGCTCGGCCAGGGCGCGCTCGACGCCCGCACCCGCGAGCGCATCGCGGTCGCGATCGCCGAGACCAACGGCTGCACCTACTGCCTGTCGGCCCACAGCTACCTGGGCGCGCACCGGGCCCAGCTCGACCTTGCCGAGCTGGCCGCCAACCGCGACGGCGGCTCGAGCGATCCGGTCGCGGCCGCCGCGGTCCGGTTCGCGGTGCAGGTCGCGCGGGCCCGCGGCCACGTCCGCGACGCCGACCTGGCCGCGGTCCGGGCCGCCGGCTACGACGACGCGCAGGTGCTCGAGATCGTCCTGCACGTCGCGCTCAACACGCTCACCAACTACGTCAACAGCGTCGCCGACACCGACGTCGACTTCCCGGTCGTCGCGGTCCGCCCGCGCTGA
- a CDS encoding pyridoxamine 5'-phosphate oxidase family protein: MQALQARAGSRRAYGRARTTAGPDRLGPDERAFIGARDSCYLASVGATGWPYVQHRGGPPGFVRVRDDATLAFADFRGNRQYLTVGNLADDDRVALIFVDYPNQARLKVLARARAVEAADDPALIAEVAVAGYDAKVERALVLTVEGLDWNCPQHIVPRYTEAEVDAAVAPLRARLAELEADNRALRAARPG, translated from the coding sequence GTGCAGGCCCTCCAGGCCCGCGCCGGCAGCCGCCGGGCCTACGGGCGCGCCCGCACGACCGCGGGGCCCGACCGCCTGGGCCCCGACGAGCGCGCCTTCATCGGCGCGCGCGACAGCTGCTACCTGGCCAGCGTCGGCGCCACCGGCTGGCCGTACGTGCAGCACCGTGGCGGCCCGCCCGGGTTCGTGCGCGTGCGCGACGACGCGACGCTCGCGTTCGCCGACTTCCGCGGCAACCGGCAGTACCTGACCGTCGGCAACCTCGCCGACGACGACCGGGTCGCGCTGATCTTCGTCGACTACCCCAACCAGGCGCGGCTCAAGGTGCTGGCCCGGGCCCGCGCGGTCGAGGCCGCCGACGATCCGGCGCTGATCGCCGAGGTCGCGGTGGCGGGCTACGACGCCAAGGTCGAGCGCGCGCTGGTGCTGACCGTCGAGGGCCTCGACTGGAACTGTCCGCAGCACATCGTGCCGCGCTACACCGAGGCCGAGGTCGACGCCGCGGTCGCCCCGCTGCGGGCGCGCCTGGCCGAGCTCGAGGCCGACAACCGGGCGCTGCGCGCGGCGCGGCCCGGCTGA
- a CDS encoding c-type cytochrome, producing the protein MMTQSIRTPVFVAALAALALAGCGKKSSDSGSAGPAPAPAPAPKPAPPPAPVGPDPAQIAALFKPLPANFDDATAPATAEQIALGKQLYFDTRLSKNQDVSCNTCHGLDTYGVDGLPVSKGHKGQVGARNSPTVYNAAGHFAQFWDGRAATIEEQAKGPMLNPVEMALADDAHVVAVVKSIPGYVDAFGKAFPGTADAITFDNAAKAIGAFERKLATPAPFDKYLAGDAAALGPDATKGLALFVSSGCTACHTGPLLGGSMYMKTGLTAPYADTTDLGRFGVTKVETDKFMFKVPSLRNIAKTAPYFHDGKIADLPTAVKEMGRLQLAKSFTDDEVKLIVAFLDALTGDLPTDLITKPELPKSGPKTPKPDPS; encoded by the coding sequence ATGATGACGCAGTCGATCCGTACGCCCGTGTTCGTCGCCGCCCTCGCCGCCCTCGCGCTGGCGGGCTGCGGCAAGAAGTCGTCCGACAGCGGCAGCGCGGGCCCCGCGCCGGCGCCGGCGCCCGCGCCGAAGCCCGCCCCGCCGCCCGCGCCCGTCGGACCTGACCCGGCGCAGATCGCGGCGCTGTTCAAGCCGCTGCCCGCGAACTTCGATGACGCGACCGCGCCCGCGACCGCCGAGCAGATCGCGCTGGGGAAGCAGCTGTACTTCGACACGCGCCTGTCGAAGAACCAGGACGTGTCGTGCAACACCTGCCACGGCCTCGACACCTACGGCGTCGACGGCCTGCCGGTGTCCAAGGGTCACAAGGGCCAGGTCGGCGCCCGCAACTCGCCGACGGTCTACAACGCCGCCGGTCACTTCGCCCAGTTCTGGGACGGCCGGGCCGCGACGATCGAGGAGCAGGCCAAGGGGCCGATGCTGAACCCGGTCGAGATGGCGCTCGCCGACGACGCCCACGTGGTCGCGGTGGTCAAGTCGATCCCCGGCTACGTCGACGCGTTCGGCAAGGCGTTCCCCGGCACAGCCGACGCGATCACGTTCGACAACGCGGCCAAGGCCATCGGCGCGTTCGAGCGCAAGCTCGCGACTCCGGCGCCGTTCGACAAGTACCTGGCCGGCGACGCCGCCGCGCTCGGCCCGGACGCCACCAAGGGCCTGGCCCTGTTCGTCTCGAGCGGCTGCACCGCGTGCCACACCGGCCCGCTGCTCGGCGGCTCGATGTACATGAAGACCGGCCTGACCGCGCCGTACGCCGACACCACCGACCTCGGACGGTTCGGCGTGACCAAGGTCGAGACCGACAAGTTCATGTTCAAGGTCCCGAGCCTGCGCAACATCGCCAAGACCGCGCCGTACTTCCACGATGGCAAGATCGCCGATCTGCCGACCGCGGTGAAGGAGATGGGCCGGCTGCAGCTCGCCAAGAGCTTCACCGACGACGAGGTCAAGCTGATCGTCGCGTTCCTCGACGCGCTCACCGGCGACCTGCCGACCGATCTGATCACCAAGCCCGAGCTGCCGAAGTCGGGCCCCAAGACCCCCAAGCCCGATCCGTCGTGA
- a CDS encoding class I SAM-dependent methyltransferase: protein MPFSSPLPSAWSPSPLTDEEFDGLLPEALWKVAPVHFTPVAVAALAVRLLAPAAGARVLDVGAGVGKFCIAAALYYPQATFVGVERRPTLVATAREVARQLGARNVEFMVGDALDLDWADYGGLYLFNPYGEQSHDGAAPLDPADGRDPAAFFAQVRATRERLLALPTGRRVVTYHGYGNRAPAAFDVLQVDHATGPLERWTRR from the coding sequence TTGCCGTTCTCGTCACCGCTGCCGTCCGCGTGGTCGCCGTCGCCGCTGACCGACGAGGAGTTCGACGGGCTCTTGCCCGAGGCGCTGTGGAAGGTGGCGCCGGTGCACTTCACGCCGGTGGCCGTGGCGGCGCTGGCGGTGCGGCTCTTGGCCCCGGCCGCGGGCGCCCGGGTGCTCGACGTCGGCGCCGGCGTCGGGAAGTTCTGCATCGCGGCGGCGCTCTACTACCCGCAGGCGACCTTCGTCGGGGTCGAGCGCCGGCCCACGCTGGTCGCGACCGCGCGCGAGGTGGCGCGCCAGCTCGGCGCCCGCAACGTCGAGTTCATGGTCGGCGACGCGCTCGACCTCGACTGGGCTGACTACGGCGGCCTGTACCTGTTCAACCCGTACGGCGAGCAATCACACGACGGCGCGGCGCCCCTCGATCCCGCCGACGGTCGCGATCCAGCGGCGTTCTTCGCCCAGGTCCGCGCCACCCGCGAGCGCCTGCTGGCGCTCCCGACCGGCCGCCGTGTCGTCACCTACCACGGCTACGGCAACCGCGCGCCAGCGGCGTTCGACGTGCTGCAGGTCGACCACGCCACCGGGCCGCTCGAGCGCTGGACCCGGCGCTGA
- a CDS encoding fatty acid desaturase, with product MSAPAPTEALPTITLAELARHGGQGGSYWIELDDRIYDVSGFSARHPGGGLLALGAGRPATTLFEAYHPGPSLDRARKALAARGTLVGTLAPAERTPYGDPAFFDAVRGRVDDHLRARGLGYHSLGWLVALEAAVLVLALVAAWAVRVRYGSYLAAVVGGLVVARLGFVMHSGNHAATSRRGGGARVLGGLMDFIGGSTLVWRYAHQVSHHGQPNVSGADNDAEIGFPLLRFHPALPRRRWHRVQVLTLAVGMSVGLVKWLFADFSHLWRGRAIHASFHVPRAAWVQVVIGKALWLGMNVVAPVVLLGPLHGLATTMVMMAVGAYYMEGIFIVNHLQADLVPRPGAHWAEQQVQGTANWGSGKRWTNWVSGGLNHQIEHHLFPSTSIYLYPTISPIVRATCAEFGLPYRDCGGYLSALGQCLSHLHDLGRPVTEPAAVAPTASSASTI from the coding sequence GTGTCGGCGCCCGCTCCCACCGAAGCCCTGCCCACGATCACCCTGGCCGAGCTGGCGCGCCACGGCGGCCAGGGCGGCAGCTACTGGATCGAGCTCGACGATCGGATCTACGACGTCAGCGGCTTCAGCGCGCGCCACCCCGGCGGCGGGCTCCTGGCGCTGGGCGCCGGGCGTCCCGCGACGACGCTGTTCGAGGCCTACCACCCGGGGCCGTCGCTCGACCGCGCGCGCAAGGCCCTGGCCGCGCGCGGCACGCTGGTCGGCACGCTGGCGCCGGCCGAGCGCACCCCCTACGGCGATCCCGCGTTCTTCGACGCGGTGCGCGGGCGCGTCGACGATCACCTGCGCGCGCGCGGGCTCGGCTACCACAGCCTCGGCTGGCTGGTCGCGCTCGAGGCGGCCGTGCTGGTGCTGGCGCTGGTCGCCGCGTGGGCGGTGCGCGTGCGCTACGGCTCGTACCTCGCGGCGGTGGTCGGCGGCCTCGTGGTCGCGCGGCTCGGCTTCGTCATGCACAGCGGCAACCACGCCGCGACCAGCCGCCGCGGCGGCGGCGCCCGCGTGCTCGGCGGGCTGATGGACTTCATCGGCGGCTCGACCCTGGTCTGGCGCTACGCCCACCAGGTCTCGCACCACGGCCAGCCCAACGTCAGCGGCGCCGACAACGACGCGGAGATCGGGTTCCCGCTGCTGCGCTTCCACCCGGCGCTGCCGCGCCGACGCTGGCACCGCGTGCAGGTGCTGACGCTGGCGGTGGGCATGAGCGTCGGGCTGGTGAAGTGGCTCTTCGCCGACTTCAGCCACCTGTGGCGCGGGCGCGCGATCCACGCCAGCTTCCACGTGCCGCGCGCCGCCTGGGTGCAGGTCGTGATCGGCAAGGCCCTCTGGCTGGGGATGAACGTGGTCGCGCCGGTCGTGCTGCTGGGTCCGCTCCACGGCCTGGCCACGACGATGGTGATGATGGCGGTGGGCGCCTACTACATGGAGGGCATCTTCATCGTGAACCACCTGCAGGCCGACCTCGTGCCGCGGCCCGGCGCGCACTGGGCCGAGCAGCAGGTGCAGGGCACCGCCAACTGGGGCTCGGGCAAGCGCTGGACCAACTGGGTGTCGGGCGGGCTCAACCACCAGATCGAGCACCACCTGTTCCCGAGCACGTCGATCTATCTGTACCCGACCATCTCGCCGATCGTGCGCGCCACCTGCGCCGAGTTCGGCCTGCCGTACCGCGACTGCGGCGGCTACCTGTCGGCGCTCGGGCAGTGCCTGAGTCACCTCCACGATCTCGGACGCCCGGTGACCGAGCCGGCCGCGGTCGCGCCGACGGCGTCGAGCGCGTCGACGATCTGA
- the arsA gene encoding arsenical pump-driving ATPase, with product MSALAELVARAPRNLFFTGKGGVGKTSVACATAVALAARGRAVLLVSTDPASNLSEVLATALGSTPRPIAAVPGLAALDIDPVQAAAAYRERMVGPYRGVLPDAAVRSIEEQLSGACTVEIAAFDQFAALLGDAATTRAFAHVVFDTAPTGHTLRLLELPAAWSGFLAANVGGTSCLGPLAGLAAQADLYQRARAALADPDQTAVVLVTRPERAALTEAERTRGELGELGLARLELVVNGRFRATDRDDPIALELERRGEAALAAVPAGLRALARTELPLVPFGLIGVDALRALAGDPAATAATAATAATAAPSERPALPTLAELVPGLASDGRGVIMTMGKGGVGKTSVAIAIARALAQAGHAVHLTTTDPAGHAATALGAEVAGIRVSRIDPAAETAAYSAEVMATAGAGLDDAGRALLAEDLRSPCTEEIAVFRAFARLVDEGDHGVVVIDTAPTGHTLLLLDAAETYHRDVLRTAGHAPEEVRRLLPRLRDPAFTRIVLVTLPEATPVHEAAALARDLARADIRPWAWVVNQSLTPLTVRDPVLVRRRAAEARFLDEVAALAPRLALVPWSSRSAE from the coding sequence ATGTCGGCGCTGGCCGAGCTGGTCGCCCGCGCGCCGCGCAACCTGTTCTTCACCGGCAAGGGCGGCGTCGGCAAGACCTCGGTCGCGTGCGCGACCGCGGTGGCGCTGGCCGCGCGCGGCCGCGCCGTGCTGCTGGTCAGCACCGACCCGGCCTCGAACCTGAGCGAGGTCCTCGCGACCGCGCTCGGCTCGACGCCGCGCCCGATCGCCGCCGTGCCCGGGCTGGCCGCGCTCGACATCGATCCGGTCCAGGCCGCCGCGGCCTACCGCGAGCGCATGGTCGGCCCGTACCGCGGCGTGCTGCCCGACGCGGCGGTGCGCAGCATCGAGGAGCAGCTGTCCGGCGCGTGCACGGTCGAGATCGCGGCGTTCGATCAGTTCGCGGCGCTGCTCGGCGACGCCGCCACGACGCGCGCGTTCGCGCACGTCGTCTTCGACACCGCGCCCACCGGCCACACGCTGCGTCTGCTCGAGCTGCCGGCCGCGTGGTCCGGCTTCCTGGCCGCGAACGTCGGCGGCACGTCGTGCCTGGGCCCGCTGGCCGGGCTGGCCGCGCAGGCGGACCTCTACCAGCGGGCGCGCGCGGCGCTGGCCGATCCGGACCAGACCGCGGTGGTGCTCGTGACCCGGCCCGAGCGCGCGGCGCTGACCGAGGCCGAGCGCACGCGCGGCGAGCTCGGCGAGCTCGGGCTCGCGCGGCTCGAGCTGGTGGTCAACGGCCGGTTCCGCGCCACCGATCGCGACGATCCGATCGCCCTCGAGCTCGAGCGCCGCGGCGAGGCGGCGCTGGCGGCGGTGCCGGCGGGCCTGCGCGCGCTGGCGCGGACCGAGCTGCCGCTGGTGCCGTTCGGCCTGATCGGCGTCGACGCCCTGCGCGCCCTGGCCGGCGATCCCGCCGCGACCGCCGCGACCGCCGCGACCGCCGCGACCGCCGCGCCGTCGGAGCGGCCGGCCCTGCCGACCTTGGCGGAGCTGGTGCCGGGCCTCGCCAGCGACGGCCGTGGCGTGATCATGACGATGGGCAAGGGCGGCGTCGGCAAGACCTCGGTCGCCATCGCCATCGCGCGCGCGCTGGCCCAGGCCGGCCACGCCGTCCACCTGACCACCACCGACCCGGCCGGCCACGCCGCCACCGCGCTCGGCGCCGAGGTCGCGGGCATCCGCGTCAGCCGCATCGATCCCGCGGCCGAGACCGCGGCGTACTCCGCGGAGGTGATGGCCACCGCCGGGGCCGGCCTCGACGACGCCGGCCGCGCGCTCCTGGCCGAGGACCTGCGCAGCCCGTGCACCGAGGAGATCGCGGTGTTCCGCGCGTTCGCGCGCCTGGTCGACGAGGGCGACCACGGCGTCGTCGTCATCGACACCGCCCCGACCGGGCACACGCTGCTCCTGCTCGACGCGGCCGAGACGTACCACCGCGACGTGCTGCGCACCGCCGGGCACGCGCCCGAGGAGGTCCGGCGGCTCCTGCCGCGCCTGCGCGACCCGGCGTTCACCCGGATCGTGCTGGTGACCTTGCCCGAGGCCACGCCGGTCCACGAGGCCGCGGCGCTGGCCCGGGACCTGGCGCGGGCCGACATCCGCCCGTGGGCGTGGGTGGTGAACCAGAGCCTGACCCCGCTGACGGTCCGCGACCCGGTGCTGGTCCGGCGCCGGGCGGCCGAGGCCCGCTTCCTCGACGAGGTCGCCGCGCTGGCGCCGCGGCTGGCGCTGGTGCCCTGGTCGAGCCGGTCCGCCGAATGA
- the arsD gene encoding arsenite efflux transporter metallochaperone ArsD, with amino-acid sequence MSVTIRVFDPAMCCATGVCGPGIDPELARFAADVAWLQQQGVAVERFNLAQQPAAFATTPAVKDALARGTEVLPLIMVDDRVAIEGAYPSRDTLAALAGVVVRKLPVAGGCAPKSGCC; translated from the coding sequence ATGTCCGTCACCATCCGCGTGTTCGATCCGGCGATGTGCTGCGCGACCGGCGTGTGCGGGCCCGGCATCGATCCCGAGCTGGCGCGGTTCGCCGCCGACGTGGCGTGGCTGCAGCAGCAGGGCGTCGCGGTCGAGCGCTTCAACCTGGCGCAGCAGCCGGCCGCGTTCGCGACCACGCCCGCGGTCAAGGACGCGCTGGCCCGCGGCACCGAGGTGCTGCCGCTGATCATGGTCGACGATCGCGTCGCGATCGAGGGCGCGTACCCCTCGCGCGACACCCTCGCGGCGCTGGCCGGCGTGGTCGTGCGCAAGCTGCCGGTGGCCGGCGGCTGCGCGCCGAAATCGGGCTGCTGCTGA